One segment of Vicia villosa cultivar HV-30 ecotype Madison, WI unplaced genomic scaffold, Vvil1.0 ctg.000621F_1_1, whole genome shotgun sequence DNA contains the following:
- the LOC131629854 gene encoding pentatricopeptide repeat-containing protein At4g13650-like, translating to MLSSSPFSLRSFFFYSQLPFKFNHPYFTTKPIFNNYKLLSGNLSFAAFSNTALSYAHSDDELPEKEKERDDANASGIGFLHLMEQRGVRANSQTFLWLLEGCLSSGSFLDGLKLHGKILKMGFVDEVVLCERIMDFYLAFGDLNGALKVFDEMPVRSLACWNKIFQRFVVDRMTSGIPTLLRRMMKENVEIDEKTLAVVLRGCSGNVVPFHFVEQIHAMTITHGFESSPFICNPLIDLYFKNGLLNSAKKVFESLKVRDSVSWVAMISGLSQNGYEEEAMLLFSQMHTSGICPTPYIFSSVLSACTKVKFFELGKQLHGLVLKQGFSFETYVCNALVTLYSRSGNLISAYQVFNAMLQRDRVSYNSLISGLAQQGYSDRALALFKKMHLDCLKPDCVTVASLLSACASAGALPIGKQFHSYAMKAGMISDIVVEGSLLDLYVKCSDIKTAHDFFIASETENVVMWNMMLVAYGQLDNLNESFQIFTQMQIEGIVPNQFTYPSILKTCTTLGDIDLGEQIHTQVLKTGFQSNVYVSSVLIDMYAKHGKLDTALKIFRRLKENDIVSWTAMIAGYTQHNKFVEALNLFKEMQDQGIQADNIGFASAISACAGIQALDQGRQIHAQSCLFGYSDDLSIGNALVSLYARCGKVREAHLAFDQIFIKDNVSWNSLISGFAQSGYFEEALNIFAQMNKAGLEINSFTFGSAVCAAANATNVRIGNQIRAMIKKTGYDSEIEVSNALITLYAKCGCIDDAERHFFEMPDKNEVSWNAMITGYSQHGCGFEALSLFEDMKQLDVLPNHVTFVGVLSACSHVGLVDEGISYFRSMSEVHNLVPKPEHYACVVDLLGRSGLLSRARRFIEEMPIQPDAMVWRTLLSACNVHKNIDIGEFAASHLLELEPKDSATYVLLSNMYAVSGKWGCRDRTRQMMKDRGVKKEPGRSWIEVKNSVHAFFAGDQNHPLADMIYEYISDLSFRAAENGYVPQCNSLLSDAEIRQKHPTEIIHSEKLAIAFGLLSLSSSTPIHVFKNLRVCGDCHNWIKHVSQISDRVIIVRDSYRFHHFKVGSCSCKDYW from the exons ATGCTTTCTTCTTCTCCATTTTCTCTCCGTTCCTTCTTCTTCTATTCTCAACTACCTTTCAAATTCAACCACCCCTATTTTACCACCAAACCCATTTTCAACAATTACAAG TTACTTTCTGGAAATTTGAGTTTTGCAGCATTCAGCAACACTGCATTAAGCTATGCGCACAGTGATGATGAACTTCCTGAGAAGGAAAAGGAAAGGGATGATGCAAATGCCAGTGGAATTGGCTTCTTGCATCTCATGGAACAACGTGGTGTTCGTGCTAATTCTCAAACTTTTTTGTGGTTATTAGAAGGTTGTTTAAGTTCTGGATCGTTTTTGGATGGTTTGAAGCTTCATGGGAAGATTCTGAAGATGGGTTTTGTTGATGAAGTGGTTTTGTGTGAACGTATTATGGATTTTTATCTTGCATTTGGTGATTTGAATGGTGCActtaaggtgtttgatgaaatgcctgttAGGTCTTTGGCTTGTTGGAATAAGATTTTTCAGAGGTTTGTTGTGGACAGGATGACGAGTGGGATTCCGACTTTGTTGCGGCGGATGATGAAAGAAAACGTCGAGATTGATGAGAAAACTCTTGCTGTGGTTTTGAGGGGTTGTAGTGGTAATGTAGTTCCTTTTCATTTTGTGGAGCAAATACATGCTATGACTATAACACATGGTTTTGAAAGTAGTCCTTTTATATGTAATCCTTTGATTGATCTCTACTTTAAAAATGGTTTACTGAATTCTGCTAAGAAAGTTTTTGAAAGTTTAAAGGTGAGGGACAGTGTTTCTTGGGTGGCTATGATATCCGGTTTATCGCAAAATGGGTATGAAGAAGAGGCGATGCTTTTGTTTTCTCAGATGCACACATCAGGAATCTGCCCCACCCCGTATATTTTTTCGAGTGTGCTAAGTGCCTGTACAAAAGTAAAATTTTTTGAGCTCGGGAAACAGCTCCACGGCCTTGTTTTGAAGCAGGGATTCTCTTTCGAAACATATGTTTGCAATGCCCTTGTAACGTTATATTCCCGTTCAGGGAATTTGATATCTGCATATCAGGTTTTTAATGCAATGTTACAGAGGGATAGGGTTTCGTATAACTCACTCATCTCGGGTCTTGCACAACAAGGATATAGTGATAGAGCTTTAGCGTTGTTTAAGAAAATGCATCTTGATTGCCTAAAGCCTGACTGTGTTACAGTTGCAAGTCTTTTGAGTGCCTGTGCATCAGCTGGGGCTCTTCCGATTGGAAAACAATTCCACTCGTATGCGATGAAGGCTGGAATGATTTCTGACATTGTCGTGGAAGGTTCATTGCTCGATCTTTATGTAAAATGCTCTGATATAAAAACCGCCCATGATTTTTTCATTGCATCTGAAACTGAAAACGTGGTGATGTGGAATATGATGCTTGTAGCTTATGGCCAGTTAGATAATCTGAacgaatcatttcaaatatttacGCAGATGCAGATAGAGGGCATTGTACCTAATCAATTCACATATCCAAGTATTTTGAAAACTTGCACTACTTTGGGAGATATTGATCTAGGAGAACAGATTCATACTCAAGTACTGAAAACCGGCTTTCAGTCCAATGTGTATGTTTCTAGTGTGCTTATTGACATGTATGCTAAACACGGAAAACTAGATACTGCCTTGAAAATATTTAGAAGACTAAAAGAAAATGACATTGTTTCGTGGACAGCTATGATTGCTGGGTACACACAGCATAATAAGTTCGTTGAAGCTCTTAATCTCTTTAAAGAAATGCAAGATCAAGGGATACAAGCCGATAATATTGGATTTGCAAGTGCAATAAGTGCATGTGCAGGTATCCAAGCACTTGATCAAGGAAGGCAGATTCATGCACAGTCATGTCTATTTGGTTATTCAGACGATCTTTCAATTGGTAATGCACTTGTTAGTCTTTATGCTAGGTGCGGGAAAGTGCGAGAAGCACACTTGGCTTTTGATCAAATATTTATCAAAGACAATGTGTCATGGAACTCATTGATATCTGGTTTCGCACAAAGTGGATATTTCGAGGAAGCACTGAATATATTCGCTCAAATGAATAAAGCTGGACTAGAAATTAATTCCTTCACATTTGGCTCTGCAGTTTGTGCTGCTGCCAATGCTACTAATGTTAGAATAGGGAATCAGATTCGTGCCATGATTAAGAAAACTGGCTATGATTCAGAAATTGAGGTTTCTAATGCTTTGATCACATTATACGCAAAATGCGGTTGTATTGATGATGCCGAGAGACACTTCTTTGAAATGCCCGACAAAAATGAGGTTTCTTGGAATGCTATGATTACTGGTTATTCCCAACATGGTTGTGGATTCGAAGCGCTTAGCCTTTTTGAGGATATGAAACAGCTTGATGTATTGCCAAACCATGTCACATTTGTGGGAGTTTTATCGGCATGCAGTCATGTGGGTTTGGTGGATGAGGGAATTAGCTACTTCCGATCAATGAGTGAAGTTCATAACTTGGTGCCAAAACCCGAACATTATGCATGTGTTGTGGATCTTCTTGGGCGGTCTGGTCTCTTAAGTCGCGCAAGGAGGTTTATTGAGGAGATGCCAATTCAACCAGATGCAATGGTGTGGAGGACCCTTTTAAGTGCTTGTAATGTTCATAAGAATATTGATATTGGAGAGTTTGCTGCGAGTCATCTTCTGGAGCTGGAACCGAAAGATTCAGCAACATATGTTCTTCTTTCAAATATGTATGCAGTGTCTGGGAAATGGGGATGTAGGGATCGGACGAGGCAAATGATGAAAGATCGGGGTGTTAAGAAAGAGCCTGGCCGTAGCTGGATAGAAGTTAAGAATTCTGTTCATGCATTTTTTGCTGGTGATCAGAATCACCCACTTGCTGATATGATATATGAATATATCAGCGATCTGAGTTTTCGAGCAGCTGAAAATGGTTATGTACCACAGTGCAACAGCCTTCTCAGTGATGCAGAAATACGTCAAAAGCATCCAACCGAAATCATTCACAGTGAGAAACTGGCAATCGCTTTTGGATTGCTTAGTTTATCTAGCTCCACTCCTATACACGTTTTTAAAAATCTCCGTGTTTGTGGGGATTGCCACAACTGGATTAAGCATGTCTCTCAGATATCAGACCGAGTGATCATAGTGAGAGATTCATATCGCTTTCATCATTTCAAAGTCGGCAGTTGTTCGTGTAAAGATTATTGGTAA
- the LOC131629888 gene encoding protein SINE1-like, with product MGRNLSPVLQRELENLDKDADSRKSAMRALKSYVKDLDFRTIPIFLAQVSETKETGTLSGEFTISLYEVLARVHGVKIVPMIESIMQSIIQTLASSAGSFPLQQACSKVVPAVARYGIDPAMPEDKKKNIIRSICKPLSDSLTSSQESLSCGAALCLKALVDSDNWRYASNEMVNNVCQNVAAALDGKSTQTNLHMGLVMALAKRNSLIVEAYARLLIHSGLQILNVGGEHLDGNSQKRFAAIQMVNYLMKCLDPRSIFSEVEQVIEEMEQCQFDKMAFIKGAALEALQTAKKVATDKKLRCMKSPASVTGSNSNFSRRGDSSSGDGDLTPASNSPESRTLDYFPGHGSLTESPISTLQSSHNLNYSRRSVNRKLWSLENGGVDVSLKDGLFSSNAEEGNGLFDNTTDHKFFNGNGDLTEEFAGFVPRNPRHGISRSTNTSPLRSRTQVIEGIQIFETPKRLIRSLQDPTDDSSDCSEKLIRRYKSLSSGNIIWSPSSNSKYDQNGIAHHVKYDDSNENGSLCGDDMQNQDEQESVSSTDDILGNSDMQKPSEKVTENRKVSHTLPAVKPLQKAKRKFFCGLSFLIVTMVTPLLWINGQEEAHFLVPT from the exons ATGGGAAGGAATTTGAGTCCTGTGCTGCAAAGAGAGCTTGAAAATCTCGACAAAGACGCTGATAGTCGCAAATCTGCAATGAGAGCGTTGAAGTCTTATGTGAAGGATTTGGACTTTAGGACAATTCCTATCTTTCTAGCTCAAGTGTCTGAGACGAAAGAAACTGGTACATTGTCCGGAGAGTTCACGATATCATTGTACGAGGTTCTTGCTAGGGTTCATGGTGTTAAAATTGTCCCTATGATTGAGAGTATCATGCAATCCATAATTCAGACTTTAGCTTCGAGTGCGGGATCTTTCCCTCTCCAACAAGCTTGTTCCAAGGTTGTTCCAGCTGTAGCGAGGTATGGAATTGACCCTGCGATGCCTgaggataagaagaagaataTAATTCGTTCCATTTGTAAGCCGCTTTCTGATTCACTCACGAGTTCTCAGGAGAGTTTGAGCTGCGGCGCAGCTCTTTGCTTGAAGGCACTTGTTGATTCGGATAATTGGCGGTATGCTTCTAATGAAATGGTTAATAATGTTTGCCAAAATGTTGCGGCGGCTTTAGATGGAAAGTCTACTCAGACTAATTTGCATATGGGTTTGGTTATGGCGTTAGCCAAGCGCAACTCTCTGATTGTCGAAGCTTATGCCCGGCTGCTCATACATTCCGGGCTTCAAATATTAAATGTCGGTGGAGAGCATTTGGACGGGAATTCTCAAAAGAGGTTTGCAGCTATTCAAATGGTTAACTACTTGATGAAGTGTCTGGATCCGAGGAGTATTTTCTCCGAAGTCGAACAAGTGATTGAGGAGATGGAACAATGCCAATTCGACAAGATGGCATTCATCAAAGGTGCTGCACTTGAAGCCTTGCAAACAGCCAAGAAAGTCGCAACCGACAAAAAACTGAGATGCATGAAGAGTCCTGCATCTGTAACaggttcaaattcaaattttagtAGGAGAGGGGATAGTTCTTCGGGCGACGGAGACCTTACTCCGGCATCTAATTCACCCGAGTCACGTACACTTGACTATTTCCCCGGACACGGATCCCTTACCGAGTCTCCCATTTCGACTCTTCAGTCTTCTCATAATCTGAACTATTCGCGAAGGAGTGTCAATAGGAAGCTTTGGAGCCTTGAAAATGGAGGAGTCGATGTGTCTCTTAAGGATGGTTTGTTCTCATCAAATGCAGAGGAGGGAAATGGCTTATTCGATAACACAACAGATCACAAGTTTTTCAATGGAAATGGAGATTTAACCGAAGAATTTGCTGGTTTTGTCCCAAGAAATCCTAGGCATGGAATATCCAGAAGTACCAACACAAGTCCCCTT AGATCACGCACTCAAGTCATTGAAGGGATTCAAATTTTTGAGACTCCAAAGAGGCTCATTCGTTCGCTTCAAGACCCAACGGATGATAGTTCTGATTGTTCTGAAAAACTGATTAGACGATACAAGAGTCTATCCTCAGGAAACATTATCTGGAGTCCATCATCTAACTCCAAGTATGACCAGAACGGTATTGCTCATCACGTCAAATACGATGATAGCAACGAGAATGGAAGCTTGTGTGGCGATGACATGCAGAATCAAGATGAACAAGAATCAGTCTCATCAACCGATGACATTCTCGGTAATTCTGATATGCAGAAGCCTTCTGAAAAGGTTACTGAGAATAGAAAAGTTTCACACACTCTTCCTGCGGTGAAGCCACTTCAAAAGGCGAAGCGCAAATTCTTCTGTGGGCTCTCTTTTCTCATTGTTACGATGGTTACACCTTTACTCTGGATCAACGGTCAAGAGGAAGCACATTTCCTTGTCCCTACATAA